A window of the Electrophorus electricus isolate fEleEle1 chromosome 11, fEleEle1.pri, whole genome shotgun sequence genome harbors these coding sequences:
- the lamtor3 gene encoding ragulator complex protein LAMTOR3 codes for MFVSCDRLLNAFNKIKNLSQRCKGREQCKEATHIPFVHNMADDLKRYLYKQLPTVEGLHAIVVTDRDGVPVIKVANDNAPEYALRPGFLSTFALATDQGSKLGLSKNKSIICYYNTYQIVQFNRLPLVISFIASSSANTGLIISLEKELVPLIEELRQVVEVA; via the exons ATGTTTGTGTCATGTGATCGCTTGCTAAATGCCTTTAACAAGATAAAGAATCTATCACAACGGTGTAAGGGAAg GGAGCAGTGCAAGGAGGCTACTCATATCCCGTTTGTACACAACATGGCAGAT GACCTGAAGAGATACTTATACAAACAGTTGCCCAC GGTTGAAGGCCTGCATGCAATAGTAGtaacagacagagatggagttCCTGTAATCAAAG TTGCCAATGACAATGCTCCAGAGTATGCCCTACGACCCGGCTTTCTCTCCACATTTGCACTGGCGACAGATCAAGGCAGCAAGCTGGGGCtctccaaaaacaaaagcatcatCTGTTACTACAACACATATCAG ATTGTGCAGTTTAACCGATTACCCTTAGTAATCAGCTTCATTGCAAGTAGCAGTGCCAACACAG GCTTGATCATCAGTTTGGAGAAGGAGCTTGTTCCTCTGATTGAGGAACTGAGGCAGGTGGTAGAGGTTGCCTAG
- the dapp1 gene encoding LOW QUALITY PROTEIN: dual adapter for phosphotyrosine and 3-phosphotyrosine and 3-phosphoinositide (The sequence of the model RefSeq protein was modified relative to this genomic sequence to represent the inferred CDS: deleted 1 base in 1 codon), with protein sequence MSVCSSTRSYGDDLDELESVGWYHYDLSRHAAEALLLSNGVDGSFLLRNSNKGPDCFAISVRAKDSVKHFHVKRQCGKYSFGFNEFPSLQDFMSHFANQPLLGSETGNLIVLRFPYPRQVEEPSIYESVCVHTAMQTGRHEGDLIASAPSLGTKEGYLVKQGAIIKNWKQRWFTLNRNELKYFKDKMFADPIRTLDLTACSAVQFDYSQHRVNCFCLVFPERTFYLCAKSGAEADEWIKILRWKLSQIKKGR encoded by the exons ATGAGCGTTTGCAGTTCTACACGCAGCTACGGGGATGACCTGGACGAGTTGGAGTCAGTTGG ttggtaCCATTATGATTTATCTCGCCATGCAGCTGAAGCTTTGCTCTTGTCAAATGGTGTAGATGGGAGTTTCCTACTCAGAAACAGCAACAAAGGACCTGACTGCTTTGCCATATCTGTCAG GGCAAAGGATTCAGTGAAGCACTTCCATGTGAAACGACAGTGTGGGAAATACTCGTTTGGCTTCAATGAGTTTCCCTCCCTTCAGGATTTCATGAGTCACTTCGCCAACCAGCCACTACTGGGCAGTGAAACAG GCAACCTAATAGTGCTTCGGTTCCCATACCCCCGACAGGTGGAGGAGCCCTCCATCTATGAGTCTGTG TGTGTTCACACGGCCATGCAGACAGGTCGCCATGAAGGTGACCTGATCGCCAGCGCCCCATCA CTAGGCACAAAAGAAGGCTATCTGGTGAAACAAGGAGCTATTATAAAG AACTGGAAACAAAGATGGttcacactaaatagaaatgaGCTTAAATacttcaaagacaaaatg TTTGCAGACCCCATTCGTACCCTGGATCTGACGGCGTGCTCTGCTGTTCAGTTTGATTACAGTCAGCACAGGGTTAATTGCTTCTG TCTAGTGTTCCCTGAGAGAACATTTTATCTGTGTGCCAAGTCCGGCGCGGAAGCTGATGAATGGATAAAGATACTGCGCTGGAAACtg TCACAGATAAAAAAAGGCAGATGA
- the atp10d gene encoding LOW QUALITY PROTEIN: probable phospholipid-transporting ATPase VD (The sequence of the model RefSeq protein was modified relative to this genomic sequence to represent the inferred CDS: inserted 2 bases in 2 codons), translating to MAPLTITRQPGVARDTQAKKRRVVLPNWIYDEEAERLQKKYSGNTIRTTKYTFLSFIPRNLFEQLHRFANVYFLLLAALNFVPIVNAFQPEIAFIPVVAMMSVTAVKDLWEDQRRRKSDRRVNNLLCDVHDRKQWQYVERRWAEVCVGDVVRLCCNEIIPADMVLLHSSDPNGVCHIETANLDGETNLKQRQVVRNISQQGVEFTPENFNSRIECENPNNDLRRFRGYMEHPNKGRVGLHSENLLLRSCTVRNTETVIGIVVYAGHETKAMQNNSGPRYKRSKLERRLNIDILWSVVILLLMCFVGAVGHGVWLSGLKDAVFMIPDNTHPALAGFYMFWTMIIVLQVLIPVALYVSIEIVKLGQIYFIQNDLDLYNARLDSGVQCRALNITEDLGQIQYVFSDKTGTLTENRMLFRRCTVAGTEYPHHENVRAMEQYEAGRPPEHTLGVCSHSSRRSLSSNRSSVSLNTLAATPDAHSPPNALRRHTAGAFSSAMECAVVPDLHLQEKLRALSSTPSPLSRHNPAELFNILDFVLALAACNTVVVSSPSQPRHMVQMPMARTPLRSLEDMKALLQKLSLPRFSVSSSQAADSPPSLTRRLFSRGRSAVYTPNAHPYAPGQCHAQPYPLTGSTPVLSGSGGWGKGDARMKPQPRVKVEDDDEDIGGGDYSEDEEEKEEEKDLLYEAESPDEAALVQAARAYGCTLLGRSREQLLVKLPGAGPLSIPLLHLLPFHSARKRMSVVIRHPLTGQVVVYTKGADNVIMDLIQPSADGCCTREIMKQTQQHLDDYAREGLRTLCIAKRVLEEEEYEAWLKRHTFAETSIENREELLLESAQRLESNLTLLGATGIVDXLQDDVPETVEALQKAGIKVWVLTGDKQETAINIACACKLLQPTDHLLTANCDSKEACESRLFELQQEVRAAAERGMVRSEDSPDVTGFTLVIDGHTLDFALKEELQKVFLDLTGHCRSVICCRSTPLQKSQVVRLVGDSLRVMTLAIGDGANDVSMIQVADVGVGISGQEGMQAVMSSDFAISRFKHLRKLLLVHGHWCYTRLANMILYFFYKNVMYVNLLFWFQFFCGFSGSTMSNSWVLIFFNLLFTSAPPLLYGVLDKDVCVEALLCWPQLYRAGQNSQAYLPSTFWLTMLDAFYQSLVCFFIPYFTYAGSDIGLFSFGSPINSSALLIILFHQVIESRTLTWLHVAVLXGSALFYYIFCLAFSVTCVTCNSPTNPLGIESRLMSEPLYYCVCGITVVVALLPRVLYRVLFNSICPSDLVRAQILERSSPEYWPKIHRWKKNKPAMQKQNSMHVSKCFSVNADGTHSVASTSQTGSIFS from the exons ATGGCCCCTCTGACAATCACACGGCAGCCTGGTGTGGccagagacacacaggcaaaGAAGAGGAGGGTGGTTCTCCCAAATTGGATTTATGATGAAGAAGCTGAACGACTGCAGAAGAAGTACAGCGGAAATACGATCAGGACCACCAAGTACActtttctctccttcatccCCAGAAACCTGTTTGAGCAGCTTCACCGCTTTGCCAATGTCTACTTCCTTCTTTTGGCTGCACTAAATTTTGTGCCAATTGTGAACGCATTCCAGCCAGAGATTGCGTTCATACCTGTTGTTGCAATGATGTCCGTCACAGCCGTGAAAGACCTATGGGAAGATCAGCGGCGGCGGAAATCTGACCGACGTGTCAACAatctgctgtgtgatgtacatgaCAG gAAGCAGTGGCAGTATGTGGAGCGGAGATGGGCTGAAGTCTGTGTGGGAGATGTGGTGCGTTTGTGTTGTAACGAGATCATTCCTGCTGACATGGTGCTGCTTCACTCGTCTGACCCAAACGGAGTGTGTCACATAGAGACCGCCAACCTGGACGGAGAAACCAACCTCAAACAAAGGCAGGTGGTCCGAAACATCTCTCAGCAG GGAGTTGAATTTACTCCTGAGAATTTCAACAGTCGCATTGAATGTGAAAACCCCAACAATGACCTGAGACGGTTTAGAGGCTACAT gGAGCACCCCAACAAAGGACGTGTTGGATTACACAGTGAAAACCTTCTCCTGAGAAGCTGCAcagtgagaaacacagagactgtGATTGGCATTGTAGTCTATGCAG gtcatGAGACAAAGGCAATGCAGAATAACAGCGGGCCACGCTATAAGCGTAGTAAACTGGAGCGCCGACTCAACATAGATATTCTGTGGAGTGTGGTTATACTACTGCTTATGTGCTTTGTTGGTGCTGTGG GCCATGGTGTGTGGCTGAGTGGCCTGAAGGATGCGGTCTTCATGATCccagacaacacacaccctgccctGGCTGGCTTCTACATGTTCTGGACTATGATTATTGTCCTGCAG GTGCTCATCCCCGTCGCTCTGTATGTGTCTATTGAAATAGTGAAGCTGGGGCAGATCTACTTTATCCAGAATGATCTGGATCTGTATAATGCCAGGCTGGATTCTGGCGTGCAGTGCCGGGCGCTGAATATCACTGAGGATCTGGGTCAGATCCAGTATGTCTTCTCTGACAAAACCGGAACGCTGACGGAGAACCGCATGCTGTTCCGCAGGTGCACCGTGGCTGGCACAGAGTACCCTCATCACGAGAACG TACGTGCTATGGAGCAGTATGAGGCTGGCAGGcctcctgaacacacactcgGGGTGTGCTCTCACTCCAGTAGGCGGTCCCTCAGCTCTAACCGCAGTTCTGTGTCCCTCAACACACTCGCCGCCACGCCCGACGCACACTCGCCTCCCAATGCGCTCCGCAGACATACGGCTGGGGCTTTCAGCAGCGCCATG GAGTGTGCAGTAGTTCCTGATCTACACCTGCAGGAGAAGCTGAGAGCCCTttcctccaccccctctcctctTTCACGCCATAACCCGGCAGAGCTTTTCAACATCCTGGACTTTGTGCTCGCTCTGGCGGCCTGCAACACCGTGGTGGTGTCCTCCCCCAGCCAGCCCCGTCACATG GTGCAGATGCCAATGGCCCGCACTCCACTACGCTCTCTGGAGGACATGAAGGCCCTGCTGCAGAAGCTCAGCCTCCCCCGCTTCTCCGTGAGCTCCTCCCAGGCTGCGGACAGCCCCCCCAGTTTAACCAGGAGGCTGTTCTCTCGTGGCCGCTCAGCCGTCTACACACCAAACGCCCATCCGTACGCCCCCGGGCAGTGCCACGCCCAGCCATACCCCCTCACCGGCTCCACCCCCGTACTGTCAGGCAGCGGAGGCTGGGGGAAGGGTGACGCACGAATGAAGCCGCAGCCTCGCGTAAAGgtggaagatgatgatgaggacaTTGGTGGTGGAGACTACAGCGAAGacgaggaggagaaagaggaggagaaggaccTGCTGTACGAGGCGGAGAGCCCAGACGAGGCGGCACTAGTGCAGGCTGCACGCGCCTACGGCTGCACCCTGCTGGGCCGCTCCCGTGAGCAGCTGCTGGTGAAGCTGCCGGGCGCTGGGCCTCTCTCCATACCACTGCTCCACCTGCTGCCTTTCCACTCCGCCCGCAAGAGGATGTCCGTGGTGATCCGGCACCCGCTCACGGGCCAGGTGGTTGTCTACACCAAGGGGGCTGATAACGTCATCATGGACCTAATACAGCCctcgg ctGATGGCTGCTGCACTCGAGAGATCATGAAGCAAACCCAGCAGCACCTGGACGACTACGCCAGAGAGGGCCTGCGTACACTTTGCATTGCTAAACGA gtgctggaggaggaggagtatgAGGCGTGGCTTAAGAGGCATACTTTTGCTGAAACCAGTATTGAAAACAGAGAGGAACTTCTGCTCGAGTCAGCCCAGAGATTGGAAAGTAACCTCACACTACTGG GGGCGACAGGTATAGTGG GGTTGCAAGATGATGTTCCAGAGACTGTTGAAGCTTTACAGAAGGCAGGGATCAAAGTATGGGTTCTCACGGGGGACAAACAGGAGACAGCTATTAACATCGCTTGTGCTTGCAAACTCCTCCAACCTACTGACCACTTACTGACTGCCAACTGTGACAGCAAG GAAGCGTGTGAATCCCGGCTCTTTGAACTCCAGCAGGAGGTCAGAGCTGCTGCAGAGAGGGGCATGGTCAGATCTGAAGACAGTCCTGATGTAACTGGCTTCACCCTGGTGATCGACGGCCACACATTAGACTTTGCTCTGAAGGAGGAGTTACAGAAGGTGTTCCTAGATCTGACAGGCCACTGCAGATCAGTCATATGCTGCAGATCCACCCCCTTACAAAAGAGCCAAGTGGTTCGGCTCGTTGGGGACTCTCTCAGGGTCATGACTCTTGCCATAG GTGACGGAGCAAATGATGTCAGTATGATTCAGGTGGCAGATGTGGGCGTCGGCATCTCGGGCCAGGAAGGCATGCAG GCAGTCATGTCCAGTGACTTTGCCATCTCCAGATTTAAACACCTCAGGAAACTGCTGTTAGTTCATGGTCATTGGTGCTACACACGACTGGCTAACATGATCCTGTACTTCTTTTACAAGAACGTT aTGTACGTGAACCTGCTGTTTTGGTTCCAGTTCTTCTGTGGCTTTTCAGGCAGCACCATGAGCAACTCATGGGTGCTGATCTTCTTTAACCTGCTGTTTACATCCGCTCCACCGCTGCTCTATGGCGTGCTGGATAAGGACGTGTGTGTTGAAGCACTCCTGTGCTGGCCTCAGCTCTACCGGGCAGGACAGAACTCCCAG GCCTACCTCCCATCCACATTCTGGCTGACTATGCTGGATGCTTTTTACCAGAGCCTGGTCTGCTTTTTCATTCCATACTTT acataTGCTGGCTCGGACATTGGGCTCTTCTCTTTTGGTTCTCCAATCAATAGCTCAGCACTCCTCATCATCCTCTTTCATCAGGTCATAGAGAGTCGTACACTG ACATGGCTACATGTAGCGGTGT TAGGCAGTGCTTTGTTCTACTACATCTTTTGCCTTGCGTTCAGTGTCACATGTGTGACATGTAACTCTCCCACAAACCCCCTTGGCATTGAGAGCAGACTCATGTCTGAACCGCtttactactgtgtgtgtggaataacCGTGGTGGTAGCATTACTACCCAG GGTGTTGTATCGTGTTCTCTTTAACTCCATCTGTCCCTCTGACTTGGTGAGGGCTCAGATACTGGAGAGGTCCTCCCCTGAGTATTGGCCCAAAATCCACAGGTGGAAAAAGAACAAACCTGCCATGCAAAAGCAAAACTCCATGCACGTCTCTAAGTGCTTCAGTGTGAATGCTGATGGGACCCACTCTGTGGCCAGCACATCACAAACGGGCTCCATTTTTTCCTGA